The following are encoded together in the Bradyrhizobium sp. CCGUVB1N3 genome:
- a CDS encoding SDR family NAD(P)-dependent oxidoreductase produces MLEVNNRVVMVSGASRGIGRAVVDRLLASGFRVSAGVRNPSALQESQRLMTHRYDADDAESPKAWVKATLARWGGVDAIVNAAGINPKVRVSDEGEDELEDMWRINVKGPLRVIRAALPHLAVCGHGRVVNLGSLSGKRVGSNVGYAMTKFAVVALTHGIRREGRAAGIRATVICPGYVATDMTIKDDEIPRHEMSQPGDIAQLVETALMLPNNASVSELLVHCQFEPML; encoded by the coding sequence ATGCTGGAGGTCAACAACCGGGTCGTCATGGTCTCGGGCGCCTCGCGCGGCATCGGACGCGCCGTCGTCGATCGACTGCTGGCATCGGGTTTCCGTGTCTCGGCGGGAGTTCGTAACCCGAGTGCCCTCCAGGAGAGCCAGCGGCTCATGACGCACCGCTACGATGCTGACGATGCCGAGAGTCCCAAAGCATGGGTCAAGGCGACGCTCGCGCGCTGGGGCGGCGTGGACGCGATCGTCAACGCAGCCGGCATCAATCCGAAGGTCCGCGTATCCGACGAAGGCGAAGACGAATTGGAAGACATGTGGCGGATCAACGTCAAAGGCCCGCTGCGTGTCATCAGGGCCGCCCTGCCTCATCTGGCAGTATGTGGCCATGGGCGAGTGGTCAATCTCGGGTCGCTTTCCGGCAAGCGCGTGGGAAGCAATGTCGGCTACGCCATGACCAAATTCGCCGTGGTTGCACTCACGCATGGCATCCGCCGTGAGGGTCGCGCTGCAGGAATCCGGGCGACCGTCATATGCCCCGGCTATGTCGCCACCGACATGACGATTAAAGATGACGAAATTCCCCGCCACGAGATGAGTCAGCCCGGCGACATCGCGCAACTGGTCGAGACCGCCCTCATGCTGCCCAACAACGCCTCGGTCTCAGAGCTGCTCGTCCACTGTCAGTTCGAGCCGATGTTGTAG
- a CDS encoding LysR family transcriptional regulator has translation MRHQKIHRYIAEVARRSSIRGAAEHLNITPSALTRQIQDFEDELGTPIFERLSQGMRLNSAGELLIRHIRDQSADFERLKSQIADLSGIRRGHVAVACSQAFVDNVLPDEVAGYRAKFPQVTFSIVVRDHILGATALSTFEADLALLLNPPLVADMRVLLATDQPLCAVFRADHPLARPGSVRLRDCLAFPAAMPDQTLAIRHMLDQAISRRQISTNVQIESGSLEFLRNYIMREQAVTFHALSAVPRDDRRIYARPIDTRDLPLIQIVLWQLRGRALSVAAAKFADQLCNHLARHDPVVE, from the coding sequence ATGCGTCACCAGAAGATTCACCGATATATTGCCGAGGTTGCTCGCCGCAGCTCGATCCGGGGTGCTGCCGAGCATTTGAACATCACGCCATCGGCGTTAACCCGGCAAATTCAAGACTTTGAGGATGAACTGGGCACGCCCATATTTGAGCGGCTCTCCCAGGGAATGCGGTTGAATTCCGCCGGGGAGCTGCTGATCCGACACATCCGCGATCAGAGCGCGGACTTTGAACGGCTGAAATCTCAGATTGCAGACCTTTCCGGGATTCGACGGGGGCACGTGGCGGTAGCTTGCAGCCAGGCCTTCGTGGACAACGTTCTTCCCGATGAGGTCGCTGGCTATCGCGCCAAATTCCCGCAGGTGACGTTCTCGATCGTCGTTCGCGACCATATACTTGGAGCTACTGCCCTCAGCACTTTTGAGGCGGACCTTGCGCTTCTACTGAATCCGCCGCTGGTGGCGGACATGCGCGTTTTGCTCGCGACCGACCAGCCGCTTTGCGCAGTTTTTCGTGCCGACCACCCCTTGGCACGTCCCGGCTCAGTACGCTTGCGAGATTGTCTTGCCTTTCCCGCAGCGATGCCAGACCAGACTCTGGCCATCCGTCACATGTTGGACCAGGCGATATCTCGGCGGCAGATCTCTACCAACGTGCAGATCGAGTCAGGTTCATTGGAGTTCCTGCGCAACTACATCATGCGTGAGCAAGCCGTGACCTTTCATGCCTTGAGCGCCGTCCCGCGGGACGACCGCCGCATCTACGCCAGGCCAATAGATACGCGGGATCTCCCGCTCATTCAGATCGTGCTCTGGCAACTGCGAGGGCGCGCGCTGTCGGTGGCTGCCGCAAAGTTTGCGGACCAGCTTTGCAATCATTTGGCGCGGCATGATCCCGTCGTCGAATAG
- a CDS encoding CheR family methyltransferase: MNEVGDQPVEGERQAKAPLIIGVGASPGALDSIERFFAKLTVANDQVIVLALQHHEAFDPARLREIVRGSNGAKVTDIGEAAAIEGGTIYLCPPAMITTIQGDRFAIRKAEQAPGERATIDSFLVSLAEERAEQSIGVILAGTGGDGTLGTATLKDHGGLAIAEKAVSPGPEHLLDGNTPASIADYVLPPEDIPEHIQVYARHLRRLEEKQGFDEVLAAAATSLSRIADILRNKTGNDFHGYKQNTFLRRVQRRMQVVQIDEIPAYVDFLRNDKDEAQHLFNNLLIGVTEFFRDKREFEVLETQIIPKIFEGKGAGQQVRIWVLGCATGEEAYSIGILLREHVARLDSAPQVQIFATDIDGRALAAARVGRYRTTIEADMTSERLARWFVREGDTYCVVKELREMCIFSQHNVIKDAPFSKLDLVSCRNLLIYLNAELQNRVIPLFHFALLADRFLFLGNSENVTRHPKLFAPVDRRARIFKKLETGTRLPPEFPITTSAGRVPVDVPPVRSFGPDVGLERRAQRVAERYAPAYVITDDNFQILHFSGRTGRYIEPTAGAATLDLLQLVHRDLRLELRTALSHAAETNEPAHAEQVQLGVNGHRVLVDITVEPIQDGAGGHRNFLVLFKDGPVRVIDANQGNTNVLVRTEHVERLESELRATRERLQATIEELESTNEELKSSNEEYQSLNEELQSANEELETSREELQSVNEELTTVNGELAHRVQELTRATSDLKNFLESTQIATVFLDNDLRVMNFTPAITRVLHLVETDVGRPIAHIKARIPIEELYDDVRRVLRTLASAERELTAQDSGTRYIVRILPYRSIDNFIAGVVITFIDVTAITRAEERQRLLLAELQHRVRNTLGVVRSIARRSAESSSTVEEYASHLDGRLNAFARTQALVTRDPEGGVDLEYLVVEELLAYNAREGEQVRVSGPKVRLQPKAAETFALAIHELATNALKYGALSRPTGRLEITWRLDESTDPAELVFEWRERGGPQVTPPPRQGFGTELLERTLAFEFKGQTTMAFSASGLQCTITIPLSKRTFHTPGGGS, translated from the coding sequence ATGAATGAAGTCGGCGACCAGCCGGTCGAGGGAGAGCGTCAGGCCAAGGCCCCGCTGATCATCGGGGTGGGCGCATCGCCCGGCGCTCTGGACAGCATTGAGCGTTTCTTTGCCAAGCTGACGGTGGCGAACGATCAGGTTATCGTGCTGGCGCTTCAGCATCACGAGGCATTCGACCCGGCCCGGCTGCGCGAGATCGTGCGGGGATCCAATGGCGCCAAGGTCACCGACATCGGTGAGGCCGCGGCAATCGAGGGGGGCACGATCTATCTGTGCCCGCCGGCGATGATCACCACCATCCAGGGCGACCGTTTCGCGATCCGCAAGGCCGAGCAGGCACCCGGCGAGCGCGCCACGATCGACAGTTTTCTGGTGTCGCTCGCCGAAGAGCGCGCCGAGCAGTCGATCGGCGTGATCCTCGCCGGCACCGGCGGCGACGGCACGCTCGGCACTGCGACGCTCAAGGACCACGGCGGTCTTGCCATCGCCGAGAAGGCCGTGAGTCCCGGGCCCGAGCATCTGCTTGACGGCAACACGCCTGCCTCCATTGCCGACTACGTGCTACCGCCGGAGGATATCCCCGAGCACATCCAGGTCTATGCCCGTCACCTGCGGCGCCTCGAGGAGAAGCAGGGTTTCGACGAGGTGCTGGCCGCGGCTGCGACCTCGCTCTCGCGCATCGCCGACATCCTGCGCAACAAGACCGGCAACGATTTCCACGGCTACAAGCAGAACACCTTCCTTCGCCGCGTCCAGCGGCGCATGCAGGTGGTTCAGATTGACGAGATTCCCGCCTATGTCGACTTCCTCCGCAACGACAAGGACGAGGCCCAGCACCTCTTCAACAATCTTCTGATCGGCGTCACCGAGTTCTTCCGCGACAAGCGCGAGTTCGAGGTGCTCGAGACCCAGATCATTCCGAAGATATTCGAAGGCAAGGGCGCGGGCCAGCAGGTTCGCATCTGGGTGCTCGGCTGCGCCACCGGCGAGGAGGCCTACTCGATCGGCATCCTCTTGCGCGAGCACGTGGCGCGGCTGGATTCCGCGCCGCAGGTCCAGATTTTTGCGACCGACATCGACGGCCGGGCACTGGCGGCCGCGCGGGTTGGCCGCTACCGCACCACCATCGAAGCGGACATGACCAGCGAGCGCCTGGCGCGCTGGTTCGTGCGCGAGGGAGACACCTATTGTGTGGTGAAGGAATTGCGCGAAATGTGCATCTTCTCGCAGCACAACGTCATCAAGGACGCGCCGTTCTCCAAGCTCGATCTCGTCTCCTGCCGCAACCTTCTCATCTACCTCAACGCCGAATTGCAGAATCGGGTTATCCCGCTGTTCCATTTTGCACTGTTGGCGGATCGCTTCCTGTTTCTCGGTAATTCCGAGAACGTCACGCGGCATCCGAAGCTGTTTGCGCCGGTCGACCGCCGTGCCCGCATCTTCAAGAAGCTCGAGACCGGAACGCGGCTGCCGCCGGAATTTCCGATCACGACCTCAGCGGGCAGGGTACCGGTCGATGTGCCACCGGTGCGCTCGTTCGGCCCGGATGTGGGCCTGGAGCGCCGCGCGCAGCGCGTCGCGGAGCGATACGCGCCCGCCTATGTCATCACCGACGACAATTTCCAGATACTGCACTTTTCGGGGCGCACGGGCCGGTACATCGAGCCGACCGCGGGCGCCGCCACGCTCGACCTGCTTCAGCTCGTCCACCGCGATCTCAGGCTCGAATTGCGCACGGCGCTCAGCCACGCCGCCGAGACCAACGAACCAGCCCATGCCGAGCAGGTGCAGCTCGGGGTGAACGGCCACCGTGTGCTGGTCGATATCACCGTCGAGCCGATCCAGGACGGCGCCGGTGGCCATCGCAATTTCCTCGTCCTGTTCAAGGACGGCCCGGTCCGGGTGATCGATGCCAACCAGGGCAATACCAATGTGCTGGTGCGCACCGAGCATGTCGAGCGGCTCGAGAGCGAGCTGCGGGCGACGCGTGAGCGGTTGCAGGCGACCATCGAGGAGCTGGAGAGCACCAACGAGGAGCTGAAATCCTCCAACGAGGAATACCAGTCGCTGAACGAAGAGCTGCAATCGGCCAATGAGGAGCTCGAGACCTCGCGCGAGGAATTGCAGTCGGTCAACGAGGAGCTGACCACGGTCAATGGCGAGCTGGCGCACCGCGTGCAGGAATTGACCCGCGCCACGAGCGATCTGAAGAATTTCCTCGAGAGCACGCAGATCGCGACCGTGTTCCTCGACAACGATTTGCGGGTGATGAACTTTACGCCCGCGATCACGCGGGTCCTGCACCTGGTGGAAACCGACGTCGGCCGTCCCATTGCCCACATCAAGGCGCGCATCCCTATCGAGGAGCTCTATGACGACGTTCGCCGCGTGCTGCGGACGCTGGCGAGTGCCGAGCGCGAGCTGACCGCGCAGGATAGCGGCACGCGCTACATCGTGCGCATCCTGCCTTATCGCAGCATCGACAATTTCATTGCCGGGGTCGTCATCACCTTCATCGACGTCACCGCGATCACCCGCGCCGAGGAGCGGCAGCGCCTGCTGCTGGCCGAACTTCAGCATCGCGTCCGCAACACGCTCGGCGTCGTGCGCTCGATCGCCCGCCGGTCGGCGGAATCGAGCTCCACCGTCGAGGAATACGCCTCTCACCTGGACGGCCGGCTCAACGCCTTCGCACGCACCCAGGCGCTGGTCACCCGCGATCCCGAGGGCGGCGTCGATCTCGAATATCTCGTCGTCGAGGAGCTCCTGGCCTATAATGCCAGGGAAGGCGAGCAGGTGCGGGTCTCCGGCCCCAAGGTGCGTCTCCAGCCGAAGGCCGCCGAGACCTTCGCGCTCGCCATCCACGAGCTCGCGACCAATGCGTTGAAATACGGCGCCTTGAGTCGGCCCACGGGGCGGCTCGAGATCACCTGGCGCCTCGATGAGTCCACTGATCCGGCGGAGCTGGTCTTCGAATGGCGCGAGCGGGGCGGGCCGCAGGTTACACCGCCGCCGCGACAGGGCTTTGGCACCGAGCTTCTCGAGCGCACGCTGGCGTTCGAGTTCAAGGGGCAGACGACGATGGCGTTCAGCGCTTCAGGACTGCAATGCACGATCACCATTCCGTTGAGCAAGCGCACGTTCCATACGCCGGGGGGCGGTAGTTGA
- a CDS encoding chemotaxis protein CheB has product MSNRDIVVIGGSAGATAPLKQILGRLPVDLPAAIFIVLHIPPQGIGILSTVASSAGKLPVRQAENGMRIEPGHVYIAAPDHHLLLSGDHVLLGRGPRENMARPAIDALFRSAALHHGPRVIGVVLSGLLSDGAAGLNAIKRCGGITLVQEPSDAIADEMPRRALVATTIDLCMAGTAIGDVLSDLVREPAGVALPIPADIRLEVEIAAGNRIGTNSLATMADPVALTCPGCGDVLSEVKGSRPMRFRCQVGHAYIADTLAREQEGRVDEALRVALRIIEERAELVQRMASDGRRGGRSAVAEMYDTRAAEYREYADLIRRVVLQSLGPPARKRKA; this is encoded by the coding sequence ATGAGCAACCGCGACATCGTCGTCATCGGGGGCTCGGCGGGGGCAACCGCACCATTGAAACAAATCCTGGGCCGCCTCCCTGTGGACCTGCCGGCCGCCATATTCATCGTACTGCACATACCGCCGCAGGGCATCGGGATCCTGTCCACGGTCGCGAGCAGCGCCGGCAAGCTCCCGGTCCGTCAGGCCGAGAACGGCATGAGGATCGAGCCCGGCCACGTCTATATTGCCGCGCCGGACCACCATCTGCTGCTGTCCGGAGATCATGTCCTGCTCGGGCGCGGTCCGCGCGAAAACATGGCGCGGCCGGCGATCGATGCCCTGTTTCGCTCCGCCGCCTTGCATCACGGTCCGCGTGTGATCGGCGTCGTCCTGAGCGGCCTGTTGTCGGACGGTGCGGCTGGCCTCAATGCCATCAAGCGCTGTGGCGGGATCACTCTCGTGCAGGAGCCGTCGGATGCGATTGCCGACGAAATGCCAAGGCGCGCTCTGGTGGCGACCACCATCGATCTCTGCATGGCCGGTACAGCGATTGGCGACGTCCTGTCGGATCTCGTCAGAGAACCTGCCGGAGTGGCGCTGCCGATCCCGGCGGACATCAGGCTCGAGGTCGAGATTGCGGCCGGTAATCGGATCGGCACTAACAGCCTTGCCACAATGGCCGATCCCGTCGCGCTGACCTGCCCGGGCTGCGGTGACGTTCTGTCCGAGGTGAAGGGATCACGCCCGATGCGCTTCCGCTGCCAGGTCGGTCATGCCTACATCGCCGACACCCTTGCCAGGGAGCAGGAGGGGCGCGTGGATGAAGCCTTGCGGGTTGCGCTACGCATCATCGAGGAGCGGGCGGAGCTGGTGCAGCGCATGGCCTCCGATGGCCGGCGAGGCGGCCGGTCTGCGGTCGCCGAGATGTACGACACGCGGGCTGCCGAATATCGCGAATATGCCGACCTGATCCGCCGCGTCGTGCTACAGTCGCTTGGCCCTCCGGCTCGCAAGCGGAAGGCTTAA
- a CDS encoding ABC transporter permease has translation MTSDDAVAVVGAPPETRQGSRWRLNLPAGLLALPMLAFLAYFFFYPAIRLLFSSIQTQNSQGIIGPPFTLAHYARLIDVELYARVFWTTLRISLITSALATLLAYPVALVMVKSRPLVTRIITLIVIAPLVVSVVVRGYGWQLILANGPKGMLNWILMTLHIVDGPVSVLYTEKAVVIGSLHVFFPMMVLPLASALGKIDRNLEDAARVLGAPWWKVFLRVTLPLSMPGFVAGFTLVFSLTAGSFVIPAILGGASAIMLGNLIEQQIFVVYDWPFGAAIAVVLVGVVFAVNGFSMWLLEGRRLRRPS, from the coding sequence ATGACCAGCGACGATGCGGTGGCTGTTGTAGGTGCCCCACCGGAGACCCGACAGGGATCGCGGTGGCGCCTGAACTTGCCCGCCGGGCTGCTCGCGCTCCCGATGCTGGCCTTCCTGGCCTATTTCTTCTTCTATCCGGCAATAAGGCTGCTGTTCTCGAGTATTCAAACCCAGAACAGCCAGGGCATTATCGGGCCTCCTTTCACGCTCGCGCACTACGCAAGGCTCATTGATGTCGAGCTCTATGCGCGCGTGTTCTGGACGACGCTGAGGATCAGCCTGATCACGTCGGCCCTTGCGACGTTATTGGCCTATCCGGTTGCGCTGGTCATGGTGAAGAGCCGCCCCCTCGTTACGCGGATTATCACGCTCATCGTCATCGCGCCGCTGGTCGTCAGCGTCGTCGTGCGTGGCTACGGGTGGCAGTTGATCCTGGCGAACGGCCCGAAGGGGATGTTGAACTGGATCCTGATGACGCTGCACATCGTCGATGGGCCGGTATCGGTCCTCTATACCGAGAAGGCCGTGGTCATCGGCTCGCTGCATGTGTTCTTTCCGATGATGGTCCTGCCGCTGGCATCCGCGCTCGGCAAGATCGATCGCAATCTGGAGGATGCGGCCCGCGTTCTCGGCGCGCCGTGGTGGAAAGTCTTCCTGCGGGTGACGCTGCCGTTGAGCATGCCCGGTTTCGTGGCGGGTTTCACCCTGGTGTTCTCGCTGACGGCCGGTTCCTTCGTCATCCCCGCCATCCTGGGAGGGGCCTCCGCGATCATGCTGGGCAATCTGATCGAGCAGCAGATTTTCGTCGTGTACGACTGGCCGTTCGGCGCCGCGATCGCCGTGGTCCTGGTCGGCGTTGTCTTCGCGGTCAATGGTTTCTCGATGTGGCTTCTCGAGGGCCGCCGTCTCCGGAGGCCGAGCTGA
- a CDS encoding SDR family oxidoreductase produces MGFADFRTALVTGASSGIGAATVRRLCAEGLEVYAVARDEGRLAALSAETGCRACAVDVNDLGALTQLAGSAEFDVLVNNAGQSRRSNILDTAPDDVDTLVDVNLRAVLHLTRVIVPGMAKRDRGHVVNISSIAGHYAFGENATTFNSSVAYHATKAGIHSLSRQLRVDLFGTRVRVTEVSPGRVATGIFQNPDVGGGGNDRFVGAFETLQPEDIADAIAFAVGSPMRMNVAMLEVIPIFQVVGDLRFARRTEAAQQTEIKKRS; encoded by the coding sequence ATGGGATTTGCGGATTTTCGAACGGCATTGGTAACGGGTGCGTCCTCGGGAATCGGGGCTGCGACGGTCCGCCGCCTCTGCGCGGAGGGCCTTGAGGTTTATGCGGTTGCTCGGGACGAGGGACGACTGGCGGCCTTGTCGGCGGAGACCGGGTGCCGCGCCTGTGCGGTTGACGTGAACGATCTGGGCGCGCTGACGCAACTGGCGGGCTCGGCCGAGTTCGACGTGCTCGTCAACAACGCCGGCCAGTCCCGGCGCAGCAATATTCTGGATACCGCCCCTGATGACGTCGATACGCTCGTGGACGTGAATTTGCGGGCGGTCCTGCATCTCACGCGAGTGATCGTGCCAGGCATGGCCAAACGTGACCGCGGCCACGTCGTCAACATCTCCTCCATCGCCGGCCACTATGCATTCGGCGAGAACGCAACGACGTTCAATTCCTCGGTCGCCTATCACGCGACCAAGGCGGGCATCCATTCGCTGTCGCGGCAGCTGCGCGTCGATCTCTTCGGCACCCGGGTCCGCGTCACCGAGGTGTCGCCGGGTCGGGTCGCGACCGGCATTTTTCAGAATCCGGACGTCGGCGGCGGCGGCAATGACCGCTTTGTCGGCGCCTTCGAGACGCTTCAACCCGAGGACATTGCGGACGCAATCGCATTCGCCGTGGGATCGCCGATGCGCATGAACGTCGCGATGCTCGAGGTCATTCCAATATTTCAGGTCGTGGGTGACCTGCGATTTGCGCGTCGAACAGAGGCTGCGCAACAGACAGAGATCAAGAAACGGAGCTGA
- a CDS encoding Crp/Fnr family transcriptional regulator: MPVSTLDRSVTDPVIRRLNALRTLSAQAPASLEHAVLEGMQRAGSGEDLISEGDPIDSVRIVLSGWLCRYKTLEDGRRQIVNFIFPGETCDAHAFLLAVMDHSIATLTPVVYTEIKRARFESLVASDRSLAEAFWCETLVSSAIQREWAINLGRRVALERVAHLFCEIFERLRPVGMIDGNSCIMPVTQMDLADATGLSVVHLNRTVQELRAAGLIVLRERTLTVNDLEALKDAALYSPSYLQHYRSK; this comes from the coding sequence ATGCCCGTGTCGACTCTCGATCGAAGCGTGACTGATCCGGTCATTCGCCGGCTGAATGCGTTGCGGACCTTGTCGGCCCAGGCCCCCGCTTCGCTCGAGCACGCCGTCCTCGAGGGAATGCAGCGCGCCGGATCGGGCGAGGACCTGATCTCCGAGGGTGATCCCATCGACAGCGTCCGCATCGTGCTGTCGGGATGGCTCTGCCGCTACAAGACACTGGAGGACGGGCGCCGCCAGATCGTCAATTTCATCTTTCCGGGCGAAACCTGCGACGCGCATGCGTTCCTGCTGGCGGTAATGGATCACTCCATCGCGACGCTGACGCCGGTCGTCTATACTGAAATCAAGCGTGCGCGTTTCGAGAGTCTTGTCGCGAGCGACCGTTCGCTCGCGGAGGCGTTCTGGTGCGAGACGCTCGTGAGCAGCGCCATCCAGCGCGAATGGGCCATCAATCTCGGCCGCCGCGTCGCGCTGGAACGTGTAGCGCATCTGTTCTGCGAGATTTTTGAGCGGCTGCGCCCGGTCGGAATGATCGACGGCAATTCCTGCATCATGCCGGTAACCCAGATGGATCTGGCCGACGCCACCGGCCTGTCGGTGGTCCATCTCAATCGCACCGTGCAGGAATTGCGCGCCGCCGGCCTGATCGTGCTGCGCGAGCGCACCTTGACCGTCAACGACCTCGAGGCACTCAAGGACGCTGCGCTGTACTCGCCGAGCTATCTGCAACACTATCGCAGCAAGTAG
- a CDS encoding ABC transporter permease — translation MDEHFSGFGAYVLYAITTAMMIFIMAPLLLVMAVSVSDSYFVTFPPQGFTLKWYFKVLGDRDFLEAMRLSILLALGTTAGSLLLGVPASFALVRGNFFGLAAIKGFLLSPLIFPALVTGLALLQVLTKLGSQDARLNLLIGHIVVTSPYVIRTVVTSLQLVDENLEDAARTLGANRLWTFWRVTLPQIASGVAAGGLFAFMVSFDNYPVTMWLANSEYSPVPLVLMRQLVNVFDPSVPAMSTIIILMAMVGVLLLEKLVGLRRALAA, via the coding sequence ATGGACGAGCACTTTTCCGGATTTGGCGCATATGTGCTCTACGCGATCACGACCGCGATGATGATCTTCATCATGGCGCCGCTGCTTCTCGTCATGGCGGTGTCGGTTTCCGACTCCTACTTCGTGACGTTTCCGCCCCAGGGTTTTACGCTCAAATGGTATTTCAAGGTCCTCGGGGATCGTGACTTCCTGGAAGCGATGCGGCTGAGCATCCTGCTCGCGCTCGGCACGACGGCGGGCTCGCTGCTGCTCGGTGTGCCGGCGTCGTTTGCGCTGGTGCGCGGAAATTTCTTTGGCCTGGCGGCCATCAAGGGCTTCCTGCTTTCGCCATTGATTTTCCCCGCCCTGGTGACCGGCCTTGCGCTGCTCCAGGTCCTCACCAAGCTCGGCTCGCAGGATGCGAGGCTGAACCTGTTGATCGGGCACATTGTCGTAACCTCGCCGTATGTCATCCGGACGGTGGTCACCAGCCTGCAGCTGGTGGACGAGAACCTGGAGGATGCCGCTCGTACGCTGGGAGCGAACCGGCTGTGGACCTTCTGGCGTGTGACGCTGCCGCAGATCGCATCCGGGGTTGCCGCCGGCGGACTGTTCGCCTTCATGGTGTCCTTTGACAATTATCCGGTCACGATGTGGCTCGCCAATTCCGAGTACTCGCCGGTGCCGCTCGTGCTGATGCGGCAACTCGTCAACGTGTTTGATCCTTCCGTGCCCGCGATGTCGACGATCATCATCCTGATGGCGATGGTCGGCGTCCTGCTTCTGGAAAAGTTGGTAGGCCTTCGCCGCGCGTTGGCTGCCTGA
- a CDS encoding response regulator: MSESPTLSRQRAPLASRRILVVEDEYFLADDIGKTLRALGAEIAGPVGYIEDAVEILYDGSAVDAAVLDVNLRTGMIYPVARALRARHVPFVFTTGYDRISIISEFQDVLLLEKPIDLAAMARKLAALIDGARS, translated from the coding sequence ATGTCGGAATCGCCAACCTTGTCCCGTCAGCGCGCTCCGCTGGCGAGCCGACGGATTCTCGTCGTCGAGGACGAATATTTCCTCGCCGATGACATCGGCAAGACGCTGCGCGCGCTCGGCGCGGAGATCGCGGGGCCGGTGGGTTACATCGAGGATGCAGTCGAGATTCTGTACGACGGCAGCGCCGTGGATGCCGCGGTGCTCGACGTGAACCTTCGCACCGGGATGATCTATCCCGTTGCCCGTGCGCTCAGAGCGCGCCACGTGCCGTTCGTGTTCACCACGGGCTACGACAGGATCTCGATCATTTCCGAGTTCCAGGACGTGCTGCTCCTGGAGAAGCCGATCGATCTCGCGGCGATGGCCCGGAAGCTGGCTGCGCTCATTGACGGAGCGAGGAGCTGA
- a CDS encoding pyridoxal phosphate-dependent aminotransferase, protein MPELANRLKTVKVSASAAMTDKARELRDAGVKIVSLSSGEPDFPTPPHAIDAAHRAALAGDTKYPAMPGTVALRTAVQRKFKRENNLEYALDEILIANGGKQIIFNALFATCNPGDEVVIPAPGWITYADIVLLAEATPVSVPCPENNQFKLRPADLEAAITPQTKWLILNFPNNPTGAACSRAEMRAIADVMLKHPDVWILTDDIYEHLTYDGFEFCTIAEVEPRLKDRVVTVNGASKAYAMTGWRVGYCGGPKSLIAAMNNVHGQATGGICTLSQAAAVAVLDGPQDYLKERADIYRDRRDLVVSLLSQIPGITCHKPQGAFYVFPNIAGCIGKTSKGGRRLDTDADFISALLEEQYVAAVHGGAYGMSPYFRISYATDIETLKEGCRRIASFCEGLR, encoded by the coding sequence ATGCCTGAACTTGCGAACCGCCTCAAAACCGTAAAAGTGTCCGCCTCGGCGGCGATGACGGACAAGGCGCGTGAGCTGCGCGATGCAGGCGTCAAGATCGTCAGCCTGTCGTCCGGCGAGCCTGATTTCCCGACGCCTCCGCATGCCATCGATGCCGCGCATCGGGCGGCGCTGGCGGGAGACACCAAATATCCGGCGATGCCCGGGACAGTGGCCCTGAGAACCGCGGTCCAGCGCAAGTTCAAGCGTGAGAACAATCTCGAATATGCCCTTGATGAAATCCTGATCGCCAACGGGGGCAAGCAGATCATCTTCAACGCGCTGTTCGCCACCTGCAATCCCGGCGACGAGGTGGTCATTCCGGCGCCGGGCTGGATCACCTACGCGGACATCGTTCTCCTCGCCGAAGCGACGCCGGTTTCGGTGCCGTGCCCGGAGAACAACCAGTTCAAGCTTCGGCCGGCGGATCTCGAGGCTGCGATCACGCCACAGACCAAGTGGCTGATCCTGAATTTCCCGAACAACCCGACTGGCGCCGCCTGCTCGCGCGCCGAGATGCGCGCGATCGCAGACGTCATGCTGAAGCATCCTGATGTCTGGATCCTCACCGACGACATCTATGAACACCTCACCTATGACGGCTTCGAGTTCTGCACGATCGCGGAGGTGGAGCCGAGGCTGAAGGATCGCGTCGTAACGGTAAACGGTGCTTCCAAGGCCTACGCCATGACGGGATGGCGCGTCGGCTATTGCGGTGGCCCCAAAAGCTTGATTGCCGCCATGAACAACGTTCACGGTCAGGCGACGGGCGGCATCTGCACGCTGAGCCAGGCGGCCGCCGTGGCGGTTCTGGATGGTCCTCAGGACTATCTGAAAGAGCGGGCCGATATCTATCGCGACAGGCGCGATCTGGTGGTCTCGCTCCTCAGTCAGATCCCCGGGATCACCTGCCACAAGCCGCAGGGCGCATTCTACGTGTTCCCGAACATCGCCGGTTGCATTGGCAAGACGTCCAAGGGAGGACGGCGGCTGGACACCGACGCCGACTTCATTTCGGCTCTTCTGGAAGAGCAGTACGTCGCCGCTGTTCATGGCGGCGCTTATGGAATGAGCCCGTATTTCCGGATCTCCTACGCGACCGATATCGAGACACTGAAGGAGGGCTGCCGGCGCATCGCGAGCTTCTGCGAAGGCTTGCGTTGA